The Bernardetia litoralis DSM 6794 genome includes a window with the following:
- the hutI gene encoding imidazolonepropionase has product MKKTLFLNIKSLVQVEGQNQKIPSFRAGKDMQNLPSIENAFLLVENGKIKEFGKMEEITNEQKSAWLDSSEIEKIDATGKFILPSFVDSHTHIVYAGSREKEFEDRIHGLTYEEIAQRGGGILNSTKRLQQTSEEELYEAAHQRLVEMIGFGTGAAEIKSGYGLTLEDEIKMLRVIQKLKEVSPIEIKSTFLGAHAFPKEISRESYMDLLTQKMIPQVAAENLADYCDVFCDKGFFTVEETDRILNAATKHNLKIKLHANELDTSGGVQIGVKHGARSVDHLEHMGEDEINSLLNSADSAKNHDQTMPTLLPSTAFFLRLQYAPARKMIESGLPVSLATDYNPGSSPSGNMPFVLSLACIHMQMTPEEAINAATLNAAYAINLEKTHGIIRKNTDANLILTKKIPSLAFMPYSFGSHLIEQVFIRGNKV; this is encoded by the coding sequence ATGAAAAAGACCTTATTCCTAAATATCAAATCATTAGTTCAAGTAGAAGGACAAAATCAAAAAATACCTTCCTTTCGTGCAGGAAAAGATATGCAAAATTTACCAAGCATAGAAAATGCTTTTTTATTAGTAGAAAATGGAAAAATAAAAGAGTTTGGTAAGATGGAAGAAATAACAAACGAGCAAAAATCAGCTTGGTTAGATTCCTCAGAAATAGAAAAAATAGATGCAACAGGCAAATTTATTTTGCCTTCTTTTGTAGATTCTCATACACACATCGTTTATGCAGGAAGCCGAGAAAAAGAATTTGAAGACAGAATACACGGCTTGACCTACGAAGAAATTGCCCAACGAGGAGGAGGAATTTTAAATTCTACTAAAAGATTACAACAAACTTCAGAAGAAGAATTATATGAAGCTGCCCATCAAAGACTTGTTGAGATGATAGGATTTGGAACAGGTGCAGCCGAAATAAAAAGTGGTTACGGACTTACTTTAGAGGATGAAATAAAAATGTTGAGAGTAATCCAAAAACTAAAAGAAGTTTCTCCAATAGAAATAAAATCTACTTTTTTGGGCGCACATGCCTTTCCAAAAGAAATTTCAAGAGAGAGTTATATGGATTTGCTCACTCAAAAAATGATTCCACAAGTGGCAGCCGAAAATCTAGCCGATTATTGTGATGTTTTTTGTGATAAAGGATTTTTTACGGTAGAAGAAACCGATAGAATATTAAATGCAGCCACAAAACACAATCTAAAAATAAAGCTACATGCAAACGAACTTGATACTTCTGGAGGTGTTCAAATTGGAGTAAAACATGGAGCAAGAAGTGTTGATCATTTGGAACACATGGGAGAGGATGAAATAAATTCGCTTCTAAATTCTGCCGATTCTGCCAAAAATCACGACCAAACAATGCCGACACTTTTGCCAAGTACAGCATTTTTCTTGCGTTTGCAGTATGCGCCTGCCAGAAAAATGATTGAAAGTGGTTTACCTGTTTCGTTGGCAACAGATTACAATCCAGGGAGTTCGCCATCTGGAAATATGCCGTTTGTGCTTTCGCTGGCGTGTATTCATATGCAAATGACACCTGAAGAAGCCATTAATGCAGCTACTTTAAATGCAGCTTATGCCATTAATCTTGAAAAAACACATGGTATTATTCGTAAAAATACAGATGCAAATTTGATTCTTACTAAAAAAATTCCATCGCTTGCTTTTATGCCATATTCGTTTGGTAGCCATTTAATTGAACAAGTTTTTATTAGAGGAAATAAAGTTTAG